A genomic stretch from Gorilla gorilla gorilla isolate KB3781 chromosome 20, NHGRI_mGorGor1-v2.1_pri, whole genome shotgun sequence includes:
- the TULP2 gene encoding tubby-related protein 2 isoform X1: MRLQKLEQQRRLFEKKQRQKRQELLMVQANPDASPWLWRSCLREEHLLGDRGLGNPFLRKKVSEAHLPSGIHSALGTVSCGGDGRGEHGLPIPRTEADNSDAEFEEVSVENGSVSPPPFEQSPRIRRKGWQARQRPETRAEGESDSQDIGDAHKSPNMGPNPGMDGDCVYENLAFQKEEDLEKKREASESTGTNSSAATNEELSKALKGEGGTDSDRMRHEASLAIRSPCRGLEEDMEAYVLQPALPGTMMQCYLTRDKHGVDKALFPLYYLYLETSDSLQRFLLAGRKRRRSKTSNYLISLDPTHLSRDGDNFVGKVRSNVFSTKFTIFDNGVNPDREHLIRNTARIRRELGAVCYEPNVLGYLGPRKMTVILPRTNSQNQRINVQPLNEQESLLSRYQRGDKQGLLLLHNKTPSWDKENGVYTLNFHGRVTRASVKNFQIVDPKHRELLETSLAGPEEHLVLQFGRVGPDTFTMDFCFPFSPLQAFSICLSSFN; the protein is encoded by the exons ATGAGGCTGCAGAAGCTGGAACAGCAG CGGCGGCTGTTTGAAAAGAAGCAGCGACAGAAGCGCCAGGAGCTCCTCATGGTTCAGGCCAATCCTGACGCTTCCCCGTGGCTTTGGCGCTCTTGTCTGCGGGAGGAGCACCTTTTAGGTGACAGAG GCCTTGGGAACCCTTTCCTCCGGAAGAAAGTGTCAGAGGCACATCTGCCCTCTGGCATCCACAGTGCCCTGGGCACCGTGAGCTGTGGTGGAGACGGCAGGGGCGAGCACGGCCTCCCGATACCGCGGACAGAAGCAG ACAATTCCGATGCAGAATTTGAGGAAGTCTCCGTGGAGAATGGTTCCGTCTCTCCCCCACCTTTTGAACAGTCTCCGAGAATCCGACGCAAGGGTTGGCAAGCCCGCCAACGACCTG AGACCCGTGCAGAGGGTGAGAGTGACTCCCAGGATATCGGAGATGCACACAAGTCACCCAATATGGGACCAAACCCTGGAATGGATGGTGACTGTGTATATGAAAACTTGGCCTTCCAAAAG GAAGAAGActtggaaaagaagagagaggccTCTGAGTCTACAGGGACGAACTCCTCAGCAGCAACCAACGAAGAGTTGTCCAAGGCCCTGAAAGGCGAGGGTGGCACGGACAGCGACCGTATGAGGCACGAAGCCTCCTTGGCAATCCGCTCCCCCTGCCGAGGGCTGGAGGAGGACATGGAAGCCTACGTGCTGCAGCCAGCGCTCCCGGGCACCATGATGCAGTGCTACCTCACCCGTGACAAGCACGGCGTGGATAAGGCCTTGTTCCCCCTCTACTACCTCTACCTGGAGACCTCTGACAGCCTGCAG CGCTTCCTCCTGGCTGGGCGAAAGAGAAGAAGGAGCAAAACTTCTAATTACCTCATCTCCCTGGATCCTACACACCTATCTCGGGACGGGGACAATTTCGTGGGCAAAGTCAG ATCCAATGTCTTCAGCACCAAGTTCACCATCTTTGACAATGGGGTGAATCCTGACCGGGAGCATTTAATCAGGAATACTGCCCGGATCAGACGGGAGCTGGGGGCTGTGTGTTAT GAGCCCAACGTCTTAGGATACCTGGGGCCTCGGAAAATGACTGTGATTCTCCCAAGAACCAACAGCCAGAACCAGCGAATCAATGTCCAGCCACTAAAT GAACAGGAGTCGCTACTGAGTCGTTACCAACGTGGGGACAAACAAGGGTTGCTTTTGTTGCACAACAAAACCCCGTCGTGGGACAAGGAGAACGGTGTCTACACGCTCAATTTCCATGGTCGAGTCACTCGGGCTTCGGTGAAGAACTTCCAAATCGTGGATCCCAAACACCGTGAGCTCCTGGAAACCAGTTTAGCcgggccag AAGAACATCTGGTGCTCCAGTTCGGCCGAGTGGGCCCAGACACATTCACCATGGACTTCTGCTTTCCATTTAGCCCGCTCCAGGCCTTCAGCATCTGCTTGTCCAGTTTCAATTAG
- the TULP2 gene encoding tubby-related protein 2 isoform X2: MRLQKLEQQRRLFEKKQRQKRQELLMVQANPDASPWLWRSCLREEHLLGDRGLGNPFLRKKVSEAHLPSGIHSALGTVSCGGDGRGEHGLPIPRTEADNSDAEFEEVSVENGSVSPPPFEQSPRIRRKGWQARQRPETRAEGESDSQDIGDAHKSPNMGPNPGMDGDCVYENLAFQKEEDLEKKREASESTGTNSSAATNEELSKALKGEGGTDSDRMRHEASLAIRSPCRGLEEDMEAYVLQPALPGTMMQCYLTRDKHGVDKALFPLYYLYLETSDSLQRFLLAGRKRRRSKTSNYLISLDPTHLSRDGDNFVGKVRSNVFSTKFTIFDNGVNPDREHLIRNTARIRRELGAVCYEPNVLGYLGPRKMTVILPRTNSQNQRINVQPLNEQESLLSRYQRGDKQGLLLLHNKTPSWDKENGVYTLNFHGRVTRASVKNFQIVDPKHQEHLVLQFGRVGPDTFTMDFCFPFSPLQAFSICLSSFN; this comes from the exons ATGAGGCTGCAGAAGCTGGAACAGCAG CGGCGGCTGTTTGAAAAGAAGCAGCGACAGAAGCGCCAGGAGCTCCTCATGGTTCAGGCCAATCCTGACGCTTCCCCGTGGCTTTGGCGCTCTTGTCTGCGGGAGGAGCACCTTTTAGGTGACAGAG GCCTTGGGAACCCTTTCCTCCGGAAGAAAGTGTCAGAGGCACATCTGCCCTCTGGCATCCACAGTGCCCTGGGCACCGTGAGCTGTGGTGGAGACGGCAGGGGCGAGCACGGCCTCCCGATACCGCGGACAGAAGCAG ACAATTCCGATGCAGAATTTGAGGAAGTCTCCGTGGAGAATGGTTCCGTCTCTCCCCCACCTTTTGAACAGTCTCCGAGAATCCGACGCAAGGGTTGGCAAGCCCGCCAACGACCTG AGACCCGTGCAGAGGGTGAGAGTGACTCCCAGGATATCGGAGATGCACACAAGTCACCCAATATGGGACCAAACCCTGGAATGGATGGTGACTGTGTATATGAAAACTTGGCCTTCCAAAAG GAAGAAGActtggaaaagaagagagaggccTCTGAGTCTACAGGGACGAACTCCTCAGCAGCAACCAACGAAGAGTTGTCCAAGGCCCTGAAAGGCGAGGGTGGCACGGACAGCGACCGTATGAGGCACGAAGCCTCCTTGGCAATCCGCTCCCCCTGCCGAGGGCTGGAGGAGGACATGGAAGCCTACGTGCTGCAGCCAGCGCTCCCGGGCACCATGATGCAGTGCTACCTCACCCGTGACAAGCACGGCGTGGATAAGGCCTTGTTCCCCCTCTACTACCTCTACCTGGAGACCTCTGACAGCCTGCAG CGCTTCCTCCTGGCTGGGCGAAAGAGAAGAAGGAGCAAAACTTCTAATTACCTCATCTCCCTGGATCCTACACACCTATCTCGGGACGGGGACAATTTCGTGGGCAAAGTCAG ATCCAATGTCTTCAGCACCAAGTTCACCATCTTTGACAATGGGGTGAATCCTGACCGGGAGCATTTAATCAGGAATACTGCCCGGATCAGACGGGAGCTGGGGGCTGTGTGTTAT GAGCCCAACGTCTTAGGATACCTGGGGCCTCGGAAAATGACTGTGATTCTCCCAAGAACCAACAGCCAGAACCAGCGAATCAATGTCCAGCCACTAAAT GAACAGGAGTCGCTACTGAGTCGTTACCAACGTGGGGACAAACAAGGGTTGCTTTTGTTGCACAACAAAACCCCGTCGTGGGACAAGGAGAACGGTGTCTACACGCTCAATTTCCATGGTCGAGTCACTCGGGCTTCGGTGAAGAACTTCCAAATCGTGGATCCCAAACACC AAGAACATCTGGTGCTCCAGTTCGGCCGAGTGGGCCCAGACACATTCACCATGGACTTCTGCTTTCCATTTAGCCCGCTCCAGGCCTTCAGCATCTGCTTGTCCAGTTTCAATTAG
- the TULP2 gene encoding tubby-related protein 2 isoform X3, whose protein sequence is MRLQKLEQQRRLFEKKQRQKRQELLMVQANPDASPWLWRSCLREEHLLGDRGLGNPFLRKKVSEAHLPSGIHSALGTVSCGGDGRGEHGLPIPRTEAVFRNLGLQSPFLSWLPDNSDAEFEEVSVENGSVSPPPFEQSPRIRRKGWQARQRPETRAEGESDSQDIGDAHKSPNMGPNPGMDGDCVYENLAFQKRFLLAGRKRRRSKTSNYLISLDPTHLSRDGDNFVGKVRSNVFSTKFTIFDNGVNPDREHLIRNTARIRRELGAVCYEPNVLGYLGPRKMTVILPRTNSQNQRINVQPLNEQESLLSRYQRGDKQGLLLLHNKTPSWDKENGVYTLNFHGRVTRASVKNFQIVDPKHRELLETSLAGPEEHLVLQFGRVGPDTFTMDFCFPFSPLQAFSICLSSFN, encoded by the exons ATGAGGCTGCAGAAGCTGGAACAGCAG CGGCGGCTGTTTGAAAAGAAGCAGCGACAGAAGCGCCAGGAGCTCCTCATGGTTCAGGCCAATCCTGACGCTTCCCCGTGGCTTTGGCGCTCTTGTCTGCGGGAGGAGCACCTTTTAGGTGACAGAG GCCTTGGGAACCCTTTCCTCCGGAAGAAAGTGTCAGAGGCACATCTGCCCTCTGGCATCCACAGTGCCCTGGGCACCGTGAGCTGTGGTGGAGACGGCAGGGGCGAGCACGGCCTCCCGATACCGCGGACAGAAGCAG TGTTCAGGAATCTCGGTCTCCAGTCCCCTTTCTTATCCTGGCTCCCAGACAATTCCGATGCAGAATTTGAGGAAGTCTCCGTGGAGAATGGTTCCGTCTCTCCCCCACCTTTTGAACAGTCTCCGAGAATCCGACGCAAGGGTTGGCAAGCCCGCCAACGACCTG AGACCCGTGCAGAGGGTGAGAGTGACTCCCAGGATATCGGAGATGCACACAAGTCACCCAATATGGGACCAAACCCTGGAATGGATGGTGACTGTGTATATGAAAACTTGGCCTTCCAAAAG CGCTTCCTCCTGGCTGGGCGAAAGAGAAGAAGGAGCAAAACTTCTAATTACCTCATCTCCCTGGATCCTACACACCTATCTCGGGACGGGGACAATTTCGTGGGCAAAGTCAG ATCCAATGTCTTCAGCACCAAGTTCACCATCTTTGACAATGGGGTGAATCCTGACCGGGAGCATTTAATCAGGAATACTGCCCGGATCAGACGGGAGCTGGGGGCTGTGTGTTAT GAGCCCAACGTCTTAGGATACCTGGGGCCTCGGAAAATGACTGTGATTCTCCCAAGAACCAACAGCCAGAACCAGCGAATCAATGTCCAGCCACTAAAT GAACAGGAGTCGCTACTGAGTCGTTACCAACGTGGGGACAAACAAGGGTTGCTTTTGTTGCACAACAAAACCCCGTCGTGGGACAAGGAGAACGGTGTCTACACGCTCAATTTCCATGGTCGAGTCACTCGGGCTTCGGTGAAGAACTTCCAAATCGTGGATCCCAAACACCGTGAGCTCCTGGAAACCAGTTTAGCcgggccag AAGAACATCTGGTGCTCCAGTTCGGCCGAGTGGGCCCAGACACATTCACCATGGACTTCTGCTTTCCATTTAGCCCGCTCCAGGCCTTCAGCATCTGCTTGTCCAGTTTCAATTAG
- the TULP2 gene encoding tubby-related protein 2 isoform X4 — MRLQKLEQQRRLFEKKQRQKRQELLMVQANPDASPWLWRSCLREEHLLGDRGLGNPFLRKKVSEAHLPSGIHSALGTVSCGGDGRGEHGLPIPRTEAVFRNLGLQSPFLSWLPDNSDAEFEEVSVENGSVSPPPFEQSPRIRRKGWQARQRPETRAEGESDSQDIGDAHKSPNMGPNPGMDGDCVYENLAFQKEEDLEKKREASESTGTNSSAATNEELSKALKGEGGTDSDRMRHEASLAIRSPCRGLEEDMEAYVLQPALPGTMMQCYLTRDKHGVDKALFPLYYLYLETSDSLQRFLLAGRKRRRSKTSNYLISLDPTHLSRDGDNFVGKVRSNVFSTKFTIFDNGVNPDREHLIRNTARIRRELGAVCYEPNVLGYLGPRKMTVILPRTNSQNQRINVQPLNEQESLLSRYQRGDKQGLLLLHNKTPSWDKENGVYTLNFHGRVTRASVKNFQIVDPKHRELLETSLAGPEEHLVLQFGRVGPDTFTMDFCFPFSPLQAFSICLSSFN, encoded by the exons ATGAGGCTGCAGAAGCTGGAACAGCAG CGGCGGCTGTTTGAAAAGAAGCAGCGACAGAAGCGCCAGGAGCTCCTCATGGTTCAGGCCAATCCTGACGCTTCCCCGTGGCTTTGGCGCTCTTGTCTGCGGGAGGAGCACCTTTTAGGTGACAGAG GCCTTGGGAACCCTTTCCTCCGGAAGAAAGTGTCAGAGGCACATCTGCCCTCTGGCATCCACAGTGCCCTGGGCACCGTGAGCTGTGGTGGAGACGGCAGGGGCGAGCACGGCCTCCCGATACCGCGGACAGAAGCAG TGTTCAGGAATCTCGGTCTCCAGTCCCCTTTCTTATCCTGGCTCCCAGACAATTCCGATGCAGAATTTGAGGAAGTCTCCGTGGAGAATGGTTCCGTCTCTCCCCCACCTTTTGAACAGTCTCCGAGAATCCGACGCAAGGGTTGGCAAGCCCGCCAACGACCTG AGACCCGTGCAGAGGGTGAGAGTGACTCCCAGGATATCGGAGATGCACACAAGTCACCCAATATGGGACCAAACCCTGGAATGGATGGTGACTGTGTATATGAAAACTTGGCCTTCCAAAAG GAAGAAGActtggaaaagaagagagaggccTCTGAGTCTACAGGGACGAACTCCTCAGCAGCAACCAACGAAGAGTTGTCCAAGGCCCTGAAAGGCGAGGGTGGCACGGACAGCGACCGTATGAGGCACGAAGCCTCCTTGGCAATCCGCTCCCCCTGCCGAGGGCTGGAGGAGGACATGGAAGCCTACGTGCTGCAGCCAGCGCTCCCGGGCACCATGATGCAGTGCTACCTCACCCGTGACAAGCACGGCGTGGATAAGGCCTTGTTCCCCCTCTACTACCTCTACCTGGAGACCTCTGACAGCCTGCAG CGCTTCCTCCTGGCTGGGCGAAAGAGAAGAAGGAGCAAAACTTCTAATTACCTCATCTCCCTGGATCCTACACACCTATCTCGGGACGGGGACAATTTCGTGGGCAAAGTCAG ATCCAATGTCTTCAGCACCAAGTTCACCATCTTTGACAATGGGGTGAATCCTGACCGGGAGCATTTAATCAGGAATACTGCCCGGATCAGACGGGAGCTGGGGGCTGTGTGTTAT GAGCCCAACGTCTTAGGATACCTGGGGCCTCGGAAAATGACTGTGATTCTCCCAAGAACCAACAGCCAGAACCAGCGAATCAATGTCCAGCCACTAAAT GAACAGGAGTCGCTACTGAGTCGTTACCAACGTGGGGACAAACAAGGGTTGCTTTTGTTGCACAACAAAACCCCGTCGTGGGACAAGGAGAACGGTGTCTACACGCTCAATTTCCATGGTCGAGTCACTCGGGCTTCGGTGAAGAACTTCCAAATCGTGGATCCCAAACACCGTGAGCTCCTGGAAACCAGTTTAGCcgggccag AAGAACATCTGGTGCTCCAGTTCGGCCGAGTGGGCCCAGACACATTCACCATGGACTTCTGCTTTCCATTTAGCCCGCTCCAGGCCTTCAGCATCTGCTTGTCCAGTTTCAATTAG